Genomic DNA from Sphingomonas hankookensis:
GCCGGCGTCGGCGTCACCCGCCGCCCCCGCCGTTCGAACAACGGCACGCCCAGCCAGTCCTCCAGCAGCGCGATCTGCCGGCTGATCGCACTCTGCGTCAGCGCCATCCGCTGCGCCGCGCGCGAAAAGCTGCTGGTCTCGACCGCCGCCAGGAAGCTGGCGAGCGCGGGCAGCGGCGGGAGTTCGCGGCGATGGACGTCGTGATGATCGTTGGGCATCTGCGGTGGTTCGGACTTATGAGGTGCGGACGCTGCTACTACGCGCCGTATGCGGCAAGCGCTACATGCCGGGAACGCATCAGGGAAACACTCCCTTCTCAACTCTACCCGTTCGGTTCGAGCAGCTTCGAGCTTGTCGAGAAGCGTCCGTCGAGAACTCGGTCGCCTAGGGGCAACTCAGTCCCATCCCCGTTTGCTTCGAGCGCAGGTTCGAGCCTGTCGAGAACCGAAGTCGAGAAGGGGGTGCCCCGAACGGGGCGTTCTCGACTACCGCTTCTCGACAGGCTCGAACCTGCTCGAACCGAACGGAGAATGGGCTGGACTAACCCACCAACCCCACCACCCCTACCTCGATCACCGGAATCTCCCACGGATGCGCCGCCGCGATCGCCGCCAGCTCCCGCGCGATATCCGCCCCCTCAGGCGCATAGCTCTTCACCACCACCGTCGGCACCACCGCCGCCTCGCCCGCCCGCCCGGTCGTCGGCACCGCCTCCGCCTGCGGCACGAAGCTCTCCAGCCCGAACCCCAGCTCGAACACCCCGCGATACGGCCCGATCGCGCCCAGCACGTCGCTGCCCCGGATCACCGCGATCACCGCGCTCAGCACCGCATCGTCGGCCAGCGCCGCCGCCTCGCCCGCCTGCAGCCGCGCCAATAGATTGCCCGACACGGGACAATGCACCCGCACCACCTGCATCCGCATCACAGCAGCAGCCAATCATTGCGGCTGCGCTTGACCTCGCCGCCGCCCTGCCGCCGCGCCAGTTCGGTCTCGGCGGTGAAGCGGACGTCCTCGTCGCGGTCGGTCAGGAACCCTTCGAGCGAGTCGTCGTCGATCTCGGTCCATGCCCGCCCGCGATCGGGGCCATAGCGCACGCGCGGCAGCAAGCCGGGCTGGCGCGACCATTCCAGCAGCTGCGCGATCGACGCTTCGTTCAGCATGTCGCGCAGGTGGAACGCGGTCACATAGGCATCGGGAAACGCCCGGTGCGCGGGCAGTCCGCGCTCATGCTCCATGCCATAGGGCTTGCGCCAGTATCGCAGCATCTGGTTCGAAAAGCCCGGGCTGTCGGGCCACAGCCGCAGCGCGCATTTCCACGTACAGATCCAGTCGGCACCATGCGTCAGCTGCGCGGTACAGAATTTCTGTTCGAAATCCGCGCGATGTGCCGCCAGCGCGATGCGGCGCGGATAGGGGTCGAGCACCCGGCGCGCGATATCCTGCCACCACGGCGCATCGGCGACCTGTTCGTCGAGGATATGGTGCACCGCCTGCGTCACCGGCGGGATCGGGCGGCCGGGATTGACGAAATGCTGCCCGCCCTCGCCCGACAATTCCCAGCGCCCGTCCTCGCCCAGCGCGACATCCTGCCAGCCGACTTCGCACACGCCATGCACCGGCGGGGCCTGCCCCGTGGTTTCGAGGTCGACGACACGGATGATCTGCGCTTGGGCCATGGGTCACAAATGGCGCTTCGGCAGCGGAAAAGCCACCCCGGGCAGCCACCCCCTCGTCACCCCGGGCTCGACCCGGGGTCCCGCTTCTTCGTCCACCGCCAGTTGAAAAGCGGGACCCCGGATCAAGTCCGGGGTGACGGGAGGCTACCCCCGCACCACCCCCGACGCCGCCAGCTGCGCGTCGACCTCCGCCACCAACCGCGCCAGCGCCGCCTGATCCCGCCCCTCGGCCCGCGCGGTCAGCACGTCCTGCGTGTTCGACGCGCGCAGCAGCCACCATCCGTCCGCCGTCGTCACCCGCGCGCCATCGGTGGTGTTCACCTCCGCCCCCGCCGCCGCCAACCGCGCCAGCACTTCGTCGATCACCGCGAACTTGCGCTCCTCGCTCACCCGGAAGCGCAGCTCGGGCGTGTTCGCCATTGCCGGCATCGCATCGCGCAATTCGCTCAGCGACCGTCCGCTCAGGTGGATCGCGCGGATCAGCCGCACCGCCCCGTACGGCGCATCGTCGAACCCGTAATCCTCGCCACCGAAGAAGATATGCCCCGACATTTCCGCCGCCAGCGGCGCGCCGGTCTCGCGCATCTTGGTCTTCATCGGGCTGTGCCCGGTCTTCCACATCAGCGGCGTACCGCCCAATGCGGCGATGCGGTCGAACAGCGCCTGGCTGGCCTTCACGTCCGCAATGATCGTCGCCCCCGGCGTTTCCCGCAATGCCGGTTCGGCGAGGATCATCAGCAGCTGATCGCCCCACAGCACCCGCCCCTGCCCGTCGACCGCACCGATCCGGTCGCCATCGCCGTCGAAGGCCAGTCCGAAATCGAGCTGCTTCTCGGCGACAAGTCGTTGCAGATCGGCCAGATTCTCGACCTCGGTAGGATCGGGATGGTGGTTCGGAAAATGCCCGTCGACGTCCGTGAACAGCAGGTGATGTTCCCCCGGCAACAGCTGGACCAGCCGCTCGATCACCGGCCCGGCGGCCCCGTTACCCGTGTCCCAGCCGATGCGATAGCTGCCCCCGGCATAGCCCGCGATCAGGCGCCCGACATAGGTGTCGGTGAAATCATGGTCCGAAACGGAGCCTTGCCCGTCGTCCCATTCCCCCGCCGCCGCCATAGCCCCGATCCGCTGGATGTCGGGTCCAAAGAACGGACGCCGCTGCATCACCATCTTGAAGCCATTGTAATCGGCGGGATTATGGCTGCCGGTTATCTGTATGCCGCCATCGACCTCCAGCATCGCTTCGGCATGATATAGCATCGGCGTGGGGGCCAGGCCGATGCGGACGACATCGACCCCGCTCGCCGTCAGCCCTTCGACCAGCGCCGCCTCCAGCGCCGGCGACGACAGCCGCCCGTCGCGGCTGACCACCACCCGCGTACCCCCCGCGCGGCGCAGCAACGTCGCAAAACACCGCCCGATCGCCCGCGCATCCGCCTCGCCCAGCGTCCGCCCGACGATGCCGCGAATATCATACTCGCGCAGCGAACTGGGGTGGAAATGGTGGGACATGCGGCAAATCCTGGGCGGTTACGGGGCGCGGACTTTAGGCCGAAGCGGTCGGGCTGAGTAGGGTCGTCTTTTTGGAAGAAGATAGGGGTTCGCGCGGAGGCGCGGAGGCGCGGAGGAGGTTGCGCGCCGGGCGAGCCTTCCGCGACCGGGAGACCCTATCGCTCGCTGCGATCGTACGTAGAGGCCGCTGGCGCGGGTGACGTCGCGCCGGACGCAACCCCCTCCGCGCCTCCGCGCCTCCGCGCGAACCCCTACCTTCCTCTACGAACTAATGCCGCAACCGCCCCAGCAAAACATCCCGAGCCGCATTAATCCGCCGAGCCAGATCCGCCGACCCACCCCGATCCGGATGCACCGCCTGCATCAACCGCTTATGCGCGGCGCGAATTTCGCCCACCTTCGCATCCGCCCCCACGCCCAAAATCGCCCGAGCCTCCGCCTCGCTCCCCACCTTCTTCGGCTTGGCGCGCAGCCACAGCCAGAAGGCGACGAGCAGCGCGACGATCAGGACCAGCTTGACCATCGGTCGTCAGGCGACGAGCGGCGAACCGGCCGGTTCGGGCAGCTGCAACCCGCCCATCATCTCGCGCAGTTCCTGCCGCGCGGCGACATGCGCCAGCCCCATCTCGCCGAATTCGTTGCGGTCGAGCATGGTCAGGCCAGAGGGGAACAGCTCGCGATAGATCACGCGCTCCGACAAGCCCGGCGTGACGCGGAAGCCGACCCGCTTCGACAGCTGGGTGATCGCCTCCGACACGCGGCGCATGTTGCGCGCCTCGATATGCTGCAAGCGGTTGCGCAACACGACCCAGTCGATCGTCGACCCGTCGATCTTCGCGCGATGCTTGCGCGTTTCCCAGATCAGCTCGGAATAGAAGCTCGGCCGCGTCACCTTGAACGTGTCGGGGTCGACTTGGCCGATCAGGTCGAAATCGACGAAGCTGTCGTTCATCGGCGTG
This window encodes:
- a CDS encoding division plane positioning ATPase MipZ; amino-acid sequence: MDEASDRLHVIVFANEKGGTGKSTTAVHVAIALAAKGARVACFDLDHRQRTLGRYLDNRAETIKRTGRDLPMPVYETHDGESMAWFNDCLGRLGEHAEYMVIDTPGRDDRFARIAVTNADTLVTPMNDSFVDFDLIGQVDPDTFKVTRPSFYSELIWETRKHRAKIDGSTIDWVVLRNRLQHIEARNMRRVSEAITQLSKRVGFRVTPGLSERVIYRELFPSGLTMLDRNEFGEMGLAHVAARQELREMMGGLQLPEPAGSPLVA
- the pgmG gene encoding phosphoglucomutase/phosphomannomutase PgmG, translating into MSHHFHPSSLREYDIRGIVGRTLGEADARAIGRCFATLLRRAGGTRVVVSRDGRLSSPALEAALVEGLTASGVDVVRIGLAPTPMLYHAEAMLEVDGGIQITGSHNPADYNGFKMVMQRRPFFGPDIQRIGAMAAAGEWDDGQGSVSDHDFTDTYVGRLIAGYAGGSYRIGWDTGNGAAGPVIERLVQLLPGEHHLLFTDVDGHFPNHHPDPTEVENLADLQRLVAEKQLDFGLAFDGDGDRIGAVDGQGRVLWGDQLLMILAEPALRETPGATIIADVKASQALFDRIAALGGTPLMWKTGHSPMKTKMRETGAPLAAEMSGHIFFGGEDYGFDDAPYGAVRLIRAIHLSGRSLSELRDAMPAMANTPELRFRVSEERKFAVIDEVLARLAAAGAEVNTTDGARVTTADGWWLLRASNTQDVLTARAEGRDQAALARLVAEVDAQLAASGVVRG
- a CDS encoding exonuclease domain-containing protein, encoding MAQAQIIRVVDLETTGQAPPVHGVCEVGWQDVALGEDGRWELSGEGGQHFVNPGRPIPPVTQAVHHILDEQVADAPWWQDIARRVLDPYPRRIALAAHRADFEQKFCTAQLTHGADWICTWKCALRLWPDSPGFSNQMLRYWRKPYGMEHERGLPAHRAFPDAYVTAFHLRDMLNEASIAQLLEWSRQPGLLPRVRYGPDRGRAWTEIDDDSLEGFLTDRDEDVRFTAETELARRQGGGEVKRSRNDWLLL
- a CDS encoding J domain-containing protein, with protein sequence MVKLVLIVALLVAFWLWLRAKPKKVGSEAEARAILGVGADAKVGEIRAAHKRLMQAVHPDRGGSADLARRINAARDVLLGRLRH